One window of Marmota flaviventris isolate mMarFla1 chromosome 5, mMarFla1.hap1, whole genome shotgun sequence genomic DNA carries:
- the LOC139705735 gene encoding butyrophilin subfamily 1 member A1-like isoform X6 produces MQPWNRSLRTLLLCLLLPWPGAGQFQVMGPRSPVIAMVGKEAVFSCHLRPAMDAQQMEVTWYKNHQSGLVHDYRNGQEHVEQQRLEYCGRTQFLKGNISQGQVALRLQPIRTSDGGDYRCLFASSTGYSEAQFKLLVTASGQDPHIHVEPGPSGSFKLTCTSPGWYPEPEVQWSGPGQLQLEPASEANSVEGDGLFRVESSVSVEESSREHVTCSIRNPVLNEEKKGHVSMAGDLFTRVSPWTVVLAVFDVLVAVSLAVISAILMRTTKAKEERSSIGGIDLEEARRYAEDITLDADTAHPSLHVSHSGKHVETLPMKQDVPDKSARFTLAPFVLGQKSFSSGLHYWEVEVPDKYTWNVGLCLDSVKRKISYNYTSPENGFWSISRIDRRYDALSVPRFVVNVENPPLKIVGIFLQYEKGLISFYDVKASSILYTFKSKFTQPLKPYFSPGPHIPGEKQAFKILQVPGGSRFL; encoded by the exons ATGCAGCCCTGGAACAGGAGCCTCAGGAccctcctgctctgcctcctgcTTCCCTGGCCAGGCGCAG GGCAATTCCAGGTGATGGGACCAAGATCACCAGTCATTGCCATGGTGGGGAAAGAGGCTGTGTTCTCCTGCCACCTCAGGCCAGCCATGGATGCGCAGCAAATGGAGGTGACATGGTACAAAAATCATCAGTCGGGCCTGGTGCATGACTATAGGAATGGCCAGGAACACGTGGAGCAGCAGCGACTAGAATATTGTGGGAGGACCCAGTTTCTGAAGGGGAACATCAGCCAAGGGCAGGTGGCCTTGAGGCTCCAGCCCATCCGGACTTCAGATGGAGGGGACTACAGGTGTTTATTTGCCAGCTCCACAGGGTACAGTGAAGCACAGTTCAAGCTGTTAGTCACAG CCTCAGGCCAGGATCCTCATATTCATGTTGAACCTGGTCCCAGTGGGAGCTTTAAGCTGACCTGCACATCCCCTGGGTGGTACCCGGAGCCAGAGGTACAGTGGAGTGGCCCAGGACAACTCCAACTGGAACCTGCCTCAGAGGCAAACTCAGTAGAAGGAGACGGCCTGTTCCGCGTGGAGTCCTCTGTCTCAGTAGAGGAAAGTTCCAGAGAACATGTGACTTGTTCCATCAGGAACCCTGTCCTCAATGAGGAGAAGAAGGGCCACGTGTCCATGGCAG GTGACCTGTTCACCAGGGTGAGCCCCTGGACTGTGGTGCTGGCTGTGTTTGATGTTCTTGTGGCTGTCAGCTTGGCGGTCATCAGTGCTATCCTCATGAGGACCACAAAAGCCAAAG AGGAACGAAGTTCAATAGGAGGGATAG ATCTGGAGGAAGCTCGGAGATATGCAG AGGACATCACACTGGATGCAGACACAGCTCACCCTTCTCTTCATGTGTCACACAGTGGGAAACATGTCGAAACCCTGCCTATGAAGCAAGATGTTCCTGATAAATCTGCTCGATTTACTCTTGCCCCATTTGTGCTGGGCCAAAAGAGCTTCTCTAGTGGCCTTCACTACTGGGAGGTTGAAGTACCAGACAAGTACACATGGAATGTAGGGCTCTGCTTGGATTCAGTTAAACgaaaaatatcatataattaCACCAGTCCTGAGAATGGTTTCTGGTCCATTTCCCGGATTGATAGGAGGTATGATGCCCTTTCTGTGCCACGTTTTGTTGTTAATGTTGAAAACCCACCCCTTAAAATAGTGGGGATATTTTTACAGTATGAGAAAGGGTTGATCTCTTTCTATGATGTGAAGGCATCTTCCATTCTCTATACTTTCAAAAGCAAGTTCACCCAGCCTTTGAAGCCATATTTTTCCCCTGGGCCTCATATCCCAGGAGAAAAACAGGCGTTTAAGATCCTCCAGGTGCCAGGTGGTTCTCGCTTTCTCTAG
- the LOC139705735 gene encoding butyrophilin subfamily 1 member A1-like isoform X9, producing the protein MQPWNRSLRTLLLCLLLPWPGAGQFQVMGPRSPVIAMVGKEAVFSCHLRPAMDAQQMEVTWYKNHQSGLVHDYRNGQEHVEQQRLEYCGRTQFLKGNISQGQVALRLQPIRTSDGGDYRCLFASSTGYSEAQFKLLVTASGQDPHIHVEPGPSGSFKLTCTSPGWYPEPEVQWSGPGQLQLEPASEANSVEGDGLFRVESSVSVEESSREHVTCSIRNPVLNEEKKGHVSMAGDLFTRVSPWTVVLAVFDVLVAVSLAVISAILMRTTKAKETLSEELEERSSIGGIDLEEARRYAV; encoded by the exons ATGCAGCCCTGGAACAGGAGCCTCAGGAccctcctgctctgcctcctgcTTCCCTGGCCAGGCGCAG GGCAATTCCAGGTGATGGGACCAAGATCACCAGTCATTGCCATGGTGGGGAAAGAGGCTGTGTTCTCCTGCCACCTCAGGCCAGCCATGGATGCGCAGCAAATGGAGGTGACATGGTACAAAAATCATCAGTCGGGCCTGGTGCATGACTATAGGAATGGCCAGGAACACGTGGAGCAGCAGCGACTAGAATATTGTGGGAGGACCCAGTTTCTGAAGGGGAACATCAGCCAAGGGCAGGTGGCCTTGAGGCTCCAGCCCATCCGGACTTCAGATGGAGGGGACTACAGGTGTTTATTTGCCAGCTCCACAGGGTACAGTGAAGCACAGTTCAAGCTGTTAGTCACAG CCTCAGGCCAGGATCCTCATATTCATGTTGAACCTGGTCCCAGTGGGAGCTTTAAGCTGACCTGCACATCCCCTGGGTGGTACCCGGAGCCAGAGGTACAGTGGAGTGGCCCAGGACAACTCCAACTGGAACCTGCCTCAGAGGCAAACTCAGTAGAAGGAGACGGCCTGTTCCGCGTGGAGTCCTCTGTCTCAGTAGAGGAAAGTTCCAGAGAACATGTGACTTGTTCCATCAGGAACCCTGTCCTCAATGAGGAGAAGAAGGGCCACGTGTCCATGGCAG GTGACCTGTTCACCAGGGTGAGCCCCTGGACTGTGGTGCTGGCTGTGTTTGATGTTCTTGTGGCTGTCAGCTTGGCGGTCATCAGTGCTATCCTCATGAGGACCACAAAAGCCAAAG AGACTCTCTCTGAAGAACTTG AGGAACGAAGTTCAATAGGAGGGATAG ATCTGGAGGAAGCTCGGAGATATGCAG TTTGA